A genomic stretch from Candidatus Nitrososphaera gargensis Ga9.2 includes:
- the aspS gene encoding aspartate--tRNA(Asn) ligase, producing MLQEQDLGHWRRTHYSSEISPSIGDSEVVVMGWVASVRDHGNIQFIILKDMHGEVQITAKKGECSEPIFEMAKEVKEHSSIGVRGKVRPQEKAPNGAEVVPSEIRAFSIAKKAAPFMMQGKTSTVGIDTRLDLRAVDLRRNYLGAIFRIRQTVLNSVREFLARQKFIEVNTPKMIATATEGGAALFPIFYYDREAFLAQSPQLYKEQLTMAFESVFEVGPIFRAEPSRTNRHLSEAISIDVERAFVDYNDVMSLLERMIVNIIETIKERNADDLKFLESQLPAVELPFPKYTYSDLIDKLQEAGERIQWGDDISPQVMKSLQDDRLNSFYFIIDWPTSTKPFYVKPGTADGGRVCESFDLMYGALEMSSGSTRINRKDQLVERMSKQGLKPDAFDYHLRVFDYGVPPHAGFGLGLERLMMALTKIENIRDATLYPRDIDRLAP from the coding sequence ATGTTGCAAGAACAAGATCTTGGACACTGGCGGAGGACCCACTATTCCTCAGAGATAAGCCCCTCTATCGGAGATAGCGAAGTGGTTGTCATGGGCTGGGTCGCCAGCGTGAGGGATCACGGCAACATCCAGTTTATCATACTAAAGGACATGCACGGCGAAGTGCAGATCACCGCAAAAAAGGGCGAGTGCAGCGAACCGATCTTTGAAATGGCCAAGGAGGTCAAGGAGCACAGCTCGATCGGGGTGCGCGGCAAGGTGAGGCCACAGGAAAAGGCGCCAAACGGGGCAGAAGTGGTGCCATCGGAGATCAGGGCATTTTCGATAGCAAAAAAGGCTGCACCTTTTATGATGCAGGGCAAGACTTCGACGGTGGGCATTGACACTAGGCTTGACCTTCGCGCAGTAGATCTCCGCCGCAACTATCTTGGCGCGATATTTCGGATACGCCAGACAGTGCTCAACTCTGTCAGGGAGTTCCTTGCAAGGCAAAAGTTTATTGAAGTAAACACGCCGAAAATGATAGCGACTGCTACAGAGGGCGGGGCGGCGCTGTTCCCGATATTCTACTACGATAGGGAGGCGTTCCTCGCGCAGAGCCCGCAGCTCTACAAGGAGCAGCTGACAATGGCGTTTGAGAGCGTCTTTGAAGTTGGCCCCATTTTCAGAGCCGAGCCATCGCGCACAAACCGTCACCTGTCTGAGGCGATATCAATAGATGTCGAGCGCGCGTTCGTGGACTATAACGACGTGATGTCGCTCCTTGAGCGCATGATAGTAAACATCATCGAGACGATAAAGGAGAGGAACGCGGACGACCTGAAATTCTTGGAGAGCCAGCTGCCGGCTGTCGAGCTTCCCTTCCCAAAGTACACCTATTCCGATCTCATTGACAAGCTGCAGGAGGCCGGCGAGCGCATCCAGTGGGGCGATGACATCTCTCCTCAGGTGATGAAGAGCCTGCAGGACGACCGGCTCAACAGCTTTTACTTTATCATAGACTGGCCGACCTCGACCAAGCCATTCTACGTCAAGCCCGGCACGGCGGACGGCGGCAGAGTGTGCGAGTCATTCGACCTGATGTACGGCGCGCTTGAAATGTCGTCGGGCAGCACAAGAATCAACCGCAAGGACCAGCTGGTGGAGCGCATGAGCAAGCAGGGCCTGAAGCCTGACGCGTTCGACTATCATTTACGGGTGTTTGACTATGGCGTCCCGCCGCACGCCGGCTTTGGCCTCGGGCTTGAGAGGCTGATGATGGCGCTAACAAAAATTGAAAACATCCGCGACGCGACCCTTTACCCAAGAGACATAGACAGGCTGGCTCCATGA
- a CDS encoding response regulator, translating to MTIPKKVMIIDDEPDVVAAIQNSLKNNGYKANGFTDSRKALEEFRNNSQEYALIISDIRMPGMSGFDLARRAKGTRPDVPIVLMSAFEINKPEFSSLFPSMSVSELVTKPMTKALLLAMVRKYVGITELH from the coding sequence ATGACAATCCCGAAAAAGGTGATGATAATCGATGATGAGCCCGATGTTGTAGCAGCAATCCAAAATTCCTTGAAGAATAATGGGTACAAGGCGAACGGCTTTACGGATTCGAGGAAGGCTCTTGAAGAATTCCGAAACAACAGCCAAGAATACGCCTTGATAATTTCTGACATCAGGATGCCCGGCATGAGCGGGTTTGATCTCGCAAGGAGGGCCAAAGGCACAAGGCCGGACGTGCCGATCGTGCTCATGAGCGCGTTCGAGATCAACAAGCCCGAGTTCTCGTCACTCTTTCCTTCGATGTCAGTATCCGAGCTGGTCACAAAGCCTATGACAAAGGCACTGCTGCTTGCCATGGTTAGAAAGTACGTCGGCATCACAGAGTTGCACTGA
- a CDS encoding DHHA1 domain-containing protein, with product MHDRLAHTAEHAFIGSLQKLLGQTLRVRKVEHKGSGNTAFIVIPQLDLDTVLKAESEVNLLITEGRKVVARTFPSLEKAKKNIPNLRANEERIAAAGEVRVVEIENHDVAACAMDHASNLQECDFFLVTRLSKSGSEYEVDFAVGRQAKETAVTLAAKLMRVCSELGANINTVENTAKKLRSENESNARKLKALGREKLSGIKPVTNDRVTLLKGVFENLADDQLQEFAGDKIADANNNTVVLVANVGSGEMANVVFARNEKMKGIDCNKLFKQFAGPDGRGGGKPHFVTGVIKKEAVSSVLDRIVNEIMR from the coding sequence GTGCACGATAGGCTAGCTCACACGGCAGAGCACGCATTTATAGGCTCGCTCCAAAAGTTGCTTGGGCAGACGCTCAGGGTAAGGAAGGTGGAGCACAAAGGCTCAGGCAACACAGCGTTTATTGTGATCCCGCAGCTTGACCTTGACACCGTGCTCAAGGCAGAGTCTGAAGTAAATTTACTCATTACTGAAGGGCGCAAAGTGGTGGCGCGCACATTTCCGTCGCTTGAAAAGGCCAAGAAAAACATACCAAACCTGCGGGCAAACGAAGAAAGGATAGCGGCAGCCGGCGAAGTCAGGGTCGTAGAGATCGAAAATCATGACGTTGCAGCCTGCGCGATGGATCATGCCAGCAACCTGCAGGAATGCGACTTTTTTCTAGTCACACGGTTATCAAAAAGCGGAAGCGAATACGAAGTGGACTTTGCAGTGGGCCGGCAGGCCAAAGAGACCGCGGTGACACTGGCGGCCAAGCTAATGAGGGTGTGTAGCGAGCTTGGCGCCAATATCAACACCGTCGAGAACACTGCGAAGAAATTGAGATCAGAGAATGAAAGCAACGCCAGAAAATTGAAGGCACTTGGCCGGGAAAAACTATCAGGCATCAAGCCGGTCACAAACGACAGGGTGACACTGCTCAAAGGAGTGTTTGAAAATCTGGCTGACGACCAGCTTCAGGAATTTGCAGGAGACAAGATCGCCGATGCAAACAACAACACAGTAGTCCTTGTCGCAAATGTTGGAAGCGGCGAAATGGCAAATGTTGTTTTTGCGCGAAATGAAAAGATGAAGGGGATCGACTGCAACAAACTGTTCAAACAGTTCGCCGGCCCGGACGGCAGGGGAGGAGGCAAGCCCCACTTTGTCACAGGCGTGATCAAAAAAGAAGCGGTCAGCAGCGTGCTGGACAGAATAGTAAACGAGATCATGCGCTAG
- a CDS encoding DUF1297 domain-containing protein has translation MARKKVGKRVTIATLGSHCSLQVLKGAKDEGFHTLLICEKRRLGLYRRFGFIDEIIEVDSFREILEDKCRKRLRQANSVLIPHGTLISQMRSDEIEKIDTPIFGNKWILRWEADRELKEKLMNEAGLRTPRAVKSKDDLNGLCIVKLHGAAGGRGYYLAWNRESFEEGARRLIDQKAIRSENDLYIQEFIRGVPVYLQYFYSPVTGELELLGIDRRYESDIDGIGRIPAKQQLGAGVEPSYNVIGNIPLVLRESLLDEVYKMGESFVRAAERLVPPGMPGPFCLEGVYDSEGKFTTFEFSARIVAGTNLYLDGSPYSGLLYDDPMSMGRRIAREVKMASKKGKLGKVVT, from the coding sequence TTGGCTAGGAAGAAGGTTGGCAAGCGTGTTACGATAGCAACGCTGGGTTCTCACTGCTCACTTCAGGTGCTAAAGGGGGCCAAGGACGAGGGCTTTCATACCCTGCTAATATGCGAGAAGCGGCGGCTTGGGCTCTACCGGCGCTTTGGGTTTATCGACGAGATCATTGAAGTCGACAGCTTTAGGGAGATCCTTGAAGACAAATGCCGCAAGCGCTTGAGGCAGGCAAATTCGGTGCTGATACCGCACGGCACCCTGATATCGCAGATGAGGAGCGATGAGATTGAAAAGATAGACACGCCCATCTTTGGCAACAAGTGGATACTGAGGTGGGAGGCCGACAGGGAGCTCAAGGAAAAGCTGATGAACGAAGCCGGCCTTCGAACTCCGCGGGCGGTCAAGTCAAAGGACGACCTCAATGGCCTCTGCATCGTGAAGCTGCACGGCGCGGCCGGCGGCCGGGGATACTACCTTGCATGGAACAGGGAGAGCTTTGAGGAAGGCGCAAGGCGGCTGATCGATCAGAAAGCGATCAGGAGCGAAAACGATCTTTACATTCAGGAATTTATCAGGGGCGTTCCAGTGTACCTGCAGTATTTCTATTCGCCGGTAACCGGCGAGCTTGAACTGCTCGGGATTGACAGGCGCTACGAATCGGACATTGATGGCATCGGCAGGATTCCGGCAAAGCAGCAGCTTGGAGCCGGGGTCGAGCCTTCGTACAATGTGATTGGCAACATCCCGCTCGTGCTCCGTGAGTCATTGCTGGACGAAGTCTACAAGATGGGCGAGAGCTTTGTGCGCGCAGCAGAGAGACTCGTGCCTCCAGGGATGCCCGGTCCGTTCTGCCTTGAAGGCGTCTATGACAGCGAGGGCAAGTTCACCACGTTTGAATTCTCTGCAAGGATTGTGGCAGGGACGAACCTCTACCTTGACGGCTCGCCTTATTCGGGTCTGCTGTACGATGACCCGATGAGCATGGGGAGAAGAATAGCGCGGGAAGTCAAGATGGCAAGCAAGAAGGGCAAGCTTGGAAAAGTAGTGACCTAA
- a CDS encoding cytidine/deoxycytidylate deaminase family protein has product MLRDSRKLAAACKYAEIAVREAENAKSAGTFGVGGLLIGNDGKIYKIIRNTVIQGNSVHDPTAHVERQLVDWYFSKKREKKTKNLLLPPANKTTIITSLDPCMMCSGAILAGGFNVIHISQDSQTGTSCRGVGDFSTLPDGLEQRARETFSAFGVVGNRLFNGPPDSIFSGDEIDSKLDRRSVRAFSSSLKKIKGIINNHHGQSPDKLTDPKTLARSSRIFRLLKKYNSKVFSDGYLVDFDKPGINLGQILVEKAKESHEKSGVFNSACLIDPFGNVLLSEAGAEDASPIRAPFLELVRKYHRLLLEAGAEGSKHLAHLKYCKTVTMLGPGRDPKSLMEVGCFGSCIEGKLPKGEQMQYVIPQQGQDDLQNMLNNLPPLYSDVMRLKDAIHQVKDVQLQQFCTSKATLFASGRT; this is encoded by the coding sequence ATGCTCAGAGACAGCCGCAAACTTGCAGCAGCGTGCAAATATGCCGAGATTGCGGTAAGAGAGGCTGAAAATGCAAAGAGCGCTGGCACGTTTGGCGTAGGCGGGCTTTTGATAGGAAATGACGGTAAGATATACAAAATAATTAGAAACACGGTAATCCAGGGCAACTCTGTTCACGACCCGACGGCACATGTTGAGAGACAGCTGGTAGACTGGTACTTTTCAAAAAAGAGAGAGAAGAAAACAAAAAACTTGCTTCTTCCGCCTGCAAATAAGACGACTATAATCACGTCTCTGGATCCGTGCATGATGTGCTCTGGCGCTATCCTTGCCGGTGGATTTAACGTAATCCATATCTCCCAAGACAGCCAGACGGGTACAAGCTGCAGGGGAGTTGGAGATTTTTCAACCCTGCCAGATGGCCTTGAGCAAAGGGCCAGAGAAACGTTTTCTGCTTTTGGAGTGGTCGGGAACAGGCTGTTCAACGGGCCTCCTGATTCGATATTTTCAGGCGACGAAATCGACAGCAAGCTAGATCGGCGATCGGTGCGCGCCTTTTCTTCCAGCTTGAAAAAGATCAAGGGAATAATTAACAATCACCACGGGCAGTCGCCAGACAAACTAACAGACCCCAAGACCCTTGCCAGATCATCGCGCATTTTCAGGCTGCTGAAAAAGTACAACTCAAAAGTGTTTTCTGATGGATACCTCGTTGATTTTGACAAGCCCGGAATAAACCTTGGACAGATTCTAGTGGAAAAGGCAAAAGAATCGCATGAAAAATCAGGTGTCTTTAATTCTGCCTGCCTGATAGATCCTTTTGGAAATGTGCTCCTCTCAGAGGCCGGTGCCGAAGATGCGTCTCCCATACGGGCGCCCTTCTTGGAGCTGGTGCGCAAATATCATCGCCTGCTGCTTGAAGCAGGAGCTGAGGGCAGCAAGCACCTCGCGCATCTGAAATATTGCAAGACAGTGACCATGCTTGGGCCGGGGCGGGATCCAAAGAGCCTAATGGAGGTAGGATGCTTTGGCTCGTGTATAGAGGGAAAATTGCCAAAAGGCGAGCAGATGCAGTACGTCATTCCGCAACAAGGGCAGGACGACCTGCAAAATATGCTGAACAACCTGCCTCCACTTTATTCAGACGTTATGCGACTAAAAGATGCCATCCATCAAGTAAAAGACGTACAACTCCAGCAATTCTGCACAAGCAAGGCTACATTATTTGCGAGCGGACGTACCTGA
- a CDS encoding CFI-box-CTERM domain-containing protein → MKRYPASLVLLLLLLAAIVPFIPFPAYGHGLGTDKSLPATISDKQVSVEATINPSFIDQVAGTNPTFVIRALDDTKLDSTIPGVDFHIVVELRDEIVLDQHFRSSDGVVAANLIPDGEIDGWEINGNNSPSPTDRIKVSKSNPIELKSKILSAGGLYHIAVTIESSSPGIAVQSDRKFDLYVSVGRTYTYDVQGNNQMVVKTYYDDVNNFNYSNGTISFEMPFTWNEDYVSQVPVLHMEVQFPKTIEELRTNSYRGTLNGMELEAQAVVIDDYSSEQNRIVHFVVNNAMLTRFAERVEDTDVAAFSLKPAEKPKFPLDIMSLPGEKFLFQLSWGPDLIETGTPITFVMNIQDPATGEVIRGSSFDFVLTQNGREIHRQHLAEDFGTYAYDYTFSNPGTVTLSARNINGQRESASIDLVVLQGSSPTPQPPQQPSGCLIATAAFGSELTPQVQYLRNFRDHYILSTVSGSAFMNTFNSIYYSFSPQVADYEREQPWLQATVKAGLYPLFGILMVSERAYSAVEGEAGAILAGATASSLIGAVYLWPAGMAAKRVGYKPLAIIIGAATTVLAITLVALPALLPLSTAVFVVAAAGVSAIAVTKAIRYVRSQIM, encoded by the coding sequence GTGAAGCGCTACCCTGCTTCGCTTGTGCTGCTATTGCTCTTGCTTGCTGCTATCGTTCCTTTCATCCCTTTTCCTGCATACGGTCACGGCCTTGGAACCGACAAGTCACTCCCGGCCACAATATCTGACAAGCAGGTTTCTGTTGAAGCGACGATAAATCCGAGTTTTATAGATCAGGTTGCTGGCACCAATCCAACATTTGTAATCAGGGCGCTTGACGATACCAAGCTTGATTCCACCATACCCGGCGTCGATTTTCACATCGTTGTAGAACTGCGGGACGAGATCGTCCTTGATCAGCACTTCAGGTCGTCCGATGGCGTCGTGGCGGCTAACCTGATCCCTGATGGCGAGATCGACGGCTGGGAAATAAACGGCAACAACAGCCCGTCCCCAACTGATCGGATCAAAGTGAGTAAGAGCAATCCTATCGAACTGAAGAGCAAGATCCTTTCAGCAGGCGGCCTTTACCACATTGCAGTAACCATCGAGAGCAGCAGTCCCGGCATTGCCGTGCAGTCTGACCGAAAATTCGATCTTTATGTCAGCGTCGGCAGGACGTACACATACGACGTGCAAGGCAACAACCAGATGGTTGTCAAGACCTACTATGACGATGTCAACAATTTCAACTATTCCAATGGCACGATCTCGTTTGAAATGCCGTTTACGTGGAATGAGGACTATGTCTCGCAGGTGCCGGTGCTCCACATGGAAGTCCAGTTCCCAAAAACGATCGAAGAGCTCAGGACTAACAGTTACCGCGGGACATTGAATGGTATGGAGCTTGAGGCACAAGCGGTTGTCATAGACGACTATAGCTCGGAACAGAACCGCATAGTCCACTTTGTGGTCAACAATGCAATGCTGACTCGCTTTGCGGAAAGAGTGGAGGACACTGATGTCGCTGCCTTTTCCCTCAAGCCAGCAGAGAAGCCAAAATTCCCGCTTGACATAATGTCGCTGCCGGGAGAAAAGTTCCTCTTCCAGCTTTCGTGGGGCCCGGACCTGATCGAAACTGGAACCCCTATAACGTTTGTCATGAACATTCAGGACCCGGCGACTGGCGAAGTCATCAGGGGATCGTCGTTTGATTTCGTTCTGACGCAGAACGGGCGAGAGATCCACAGGCAGCACCTAGCAGAGGACTTTGGGACATATGCGTACGACTATACGTTTTCAAATCCAGGGACGGTGACTCTGTCTGCAAGGAACATCAACGGTCAGCGCGAAAGCGCCAGCATAGACCTAGTCGTGCTTCAGGGAAGCAGCCCAACTCCACAGCCGCCACAACAGCCTTCCGGCTGCCTTATCGCAACTGCAGCGTTTGGCTCAGAGCTCACACCACAGGTACAATACTTGCGCAACTTCCGCGACCACTACATCCTGTCAACTGTGTCAGGGTCAGCTTTCATGAACACGTTCAACTCTATCTACTATTCTTTCAGCCCACAGGTTGCAGACTATGAGAGGGAGCAGCCATGGCTTCAGGCAACGGTAAAAGCAGGGCTATACCCGCTGTTTGGCATACTCATGGTGTCAGAGCGGGCATATTCTGCAGTTGAGGGTGAGGCCGGCGCGATTCTGGCCGGCGCAACTGCAAGCTCGCTCATCGGTGCCGTCTACTTGTGGCCGGCAGGCATGGCTGCAAAAAGAGTTGGCTACAAACCACTGGCTATCATTATAGGAGCGGCGACAACAGTTCTTGCGATTACGCTAGTTGCGTTGCCGGCGCTGCTGCCGTTGAGCACTGCTGTGTTTGTAGTGGCAGCCGCTGGGGTGTCTGCAATAGCAGTGACAAAAGCAATCAGGTACGTCCGCTCGCAAATAATGTAG
- a CDS encoding winged helix-turn-helix transcriptional regulator, with the protein MIEEQAVEEVVEEGTRTMLLKHIEENPGIRYRELLRMTGLANGVLTYHLAALEKADVVKVDRQSRMTRYYPVSVSEDESTILKFVRHEPIRQIVLFILNHDLCTFNEIVDHTKKAPSTVSAHLKRLKEAGIISVRYGEYQLYRLADKELVAEVLSKYRASFTDKVVDNYAEMVEEL; encoded by the coding sequence ATGATTGAGGAGCAGGCAGTCGAAGAAGTAGTAGAAGAAGGCACGAGGACGATGCTTCTCAAGCACATTGAAGAAAACCCAGGCATTCGCTACAGGGAACTGCTCCGCATGACAGGCCTTGCCAACGGAGTCCTGACATACCATTTGGCAGCGCTTGAAAAGGCAGACGTTGTCAAGGTCGACAGGCAATCAAGGATGACAAGATACTACCCAGTCAGCGTTTCAGAGGACGAGTCTACCATATTGAAATTTGTCAGGCACGAGCCGATAAGGCAGATCGTGCTTTTCATACTGAATCACGACCTCTGCACCTTCAACGAAATAGTTGATCACACGAAAAAGGCCCCTTCTACCGTGTCAGCGCACCTGAAGCGGCTGAAGGAGGCTGGCATAATCTCGGTGAGGTACGGAGAATACCAACTCTACAGGCTTGCAGATAAAGAGCTTGTAGCCGAGGTGCTATCAAAGTACAGGGCGAGCTTTACCGACAAGGTCGTTGACAACTATGCCGAGATGGTAGAAGAACTATAA